In Leptospira kirschneri serovar Cynopteri str. 3522 CT, the genomic stretch TCAGAACAAAGCCCTTGAATTCCATCACCACAGAGACCTAGATCTTTACAGCAATCTTAAAGATCTAAATCATTCCGTTTTGGAAAACATTCCAGTTCATTATCGATTTCATAATCTTACAGAAAACGTAGATTCTACCATCAGTAGAACTTTAGATCGTTATTTAATTCAACTTGATATTATTTACGTAAGAGATTCGGTTCTTACAACTCTAAAAGAAACCATCGCCAATTCTATCAAAGCGAACATCAAAAGAATTTATTTTCAGGAATTGAAAGCGGACATTCATAACCCTACGATTTACAAACAAAAGATTCCAGGTTTTAAAAAGGACTACTTAGACAATAAAGAAAAATATGAAGAACTTCTTTTTAAAAACAACTTCGTAGTCTTGGTATCTTTTATCTATAATAAGGATATGATTCGAATCAGAGTGATGAATAACGTAAAACTTAGTCCCACCGAAGTGGAAAGAATCAACCAAAGGATCGAAAAAGCAAGACTTTACAACGATCTCGCAGAAGCTTTTTTAGAAGCTGGGGACGAAACGGAAGGAGCGGGACTAGGACTTGTCATGTCTCTGATGATGTTAAAAAACGACGGACTTTCTGCAAGTTCTTACAAAATAGAAAGCCAAGGAAACAATACGAGCGTTATCATTGATATTCCCCTGAATGTTTCAAAAGAAAATCTTCAACTTCAAAAAACTCAGGACATCCTAAAAAACATAGACGGACTTCCCACCTTTCCGAAATCGATCCAAGACATTCAGGCGATGATCGCAAAACCAAATTCTTCTATCAATCAAATTGCAGAAGTGATCAAAAAGGACGTAGCACTTTCTGCGAATATTCTAAAACTTGCAAATTCAGCCGCTTTTATCCGCGCTAACAAAGTAGAATCTTTAGACAGGGCTATTCAACTTATCGGTCTCAAGGAACTCAGTCAGCTTTTATATTCCCTTGGGACCAAACAAATTTTAGAAGGTAAATATCCAGCCTTCCTTTCGATCTGGGAAAAATCCAATCAATGCGCTTTTTATTGTAAACTGATCGCGTCTAGAATCAATCTTCCTAAAGATACGGTCAGCAATCTCGTGTCCGCCGCTTTGTTGCACGACATAGGAGAAATCATTCTACTTTCTTTGGAGGAAAGAACAATGAATAACATCGGTAAAATATCCGCCTCTAAAGAGATAGCGTCTGCTGTTACTATGGAAGAAGCTGCATTAGGAATTACTCATACAAAAGTGGGAGCATTGATCGCCGAAAAATGGAATTTTCCGGATCTATATTCAAAATCGATGGAATATCATCACAGACCTTTGATCGTAGAGGAGGAATTCATTTCTTACATTTATCCGATCTATCTCGCAGACATGATGATCAAGATCAATAACGAAGAGGCAAAGTTTGGTGAAATTCCCGAAAAAATTCTTCAATTCTGTAAATTTGAACATTCGGGTGAATTTCACTCTTTTAGAACCAAGGCTCTGGAAAGTTTTTTAGCGAGAGTTGAATAAAAATTCAAAACACGATTACACTTTTAAAAAACGTCCTTTAATTTTGAACTTGTATCAACGGTATTTCTTTATAAATTTCTAATAAACTACTGAAACTTCTACAAATTATGTTCGATCTAAATATTTGCAGAATTCCCAGTAGTTCTTCAATAAATCTTTAGGCTTTAAGGATCAGCTTTTTATACACAAAGTGCATATCAAAAAACAGAAACTACAGACGTATCATCTTTTTCAAAAAACGACTCGGATCTTAGATTAGATTCAAAATAAAATACATCCTTAATTTCCGGAATACTACGAAATAGGTTTAGAATTTTATCCGGTTCTTCAGTTTTAAGTATGATCATTATATTTTGGAATTCACTTTCAACATTCCGTTGTAACCGCCAATCCAACCAATCAATAGACTTACGAGATAAAATACCTATCATACGTAAAATTGTTCCCGAACCTTCTTCGGAAGAAATATAAAAAGTATAATATTTTGTTTCAATATTTTCATACAAAGTCATAAAATAAACTCCTATATTGTAATATATTAATAAATCATTTTGTGGCCAGAGGGCGATTTAAACCTCCACCGATATAAAACACCGGTTTATTAGCTTCCGATAGTAATTTCTTAAAAGTTTTCTTCCATTCTAGATCGATCGTATCAGTAAATTTTA encodes the following:
- a CDS encoding HDOD domain-containing protein produces the protein MSQNKALEFHHHRDLDLYSNLKDLNHSVLENIPVHYRFHNLTENVDSTISRTLDRYLIQLDIIYVRDSVLTTLKETIANSIKANIKRIYFQELKADIHNPTIYKQKIPGFKKDYLDNKEKYEELLFKNNFVVLVSFIYNKDMIRIRVMNNVKLSPTEVERINQRIEKARLYNDLAEAFLEAGDETEGAGLGLVMSLMMLKNDGLSASSYKIESQGNNTSVIIDIPLNVSKENLQLQKTQDILKNIDGLPTFPKSIQDIQAMIAKPNSSINQIAEVIKKDVALSANILKLANSAAFIRANKVESLDRAIQLIGLKELSQLLYSLGTKQILEGKYPAFLSIWEKSNQCAFYCKLIASRINLPKDTVSNLVSAALLHDIGEIILLSLEERTMNNIGKISASKEIASAVTMEEAALGITHTKVGALIAEKWNFPDLYSKSMEYHHRPLIVEEEFISYIYPIYLADMMIKINNEEAKFGEIPEKILQFCKFEHSGEFHSFRTKALESFLARVE